A window of Candidatus Methylomirabilis lanthanidiphila contains these coding sequences:
- a CDS encoding PemK-like protein — MERITRGDIWIVEPLGHPKPRPALIISINPVNDLCPNVLLIPITSKPGPLRVLLPDQPAITGLKVLSYAKCESLGPVHKSRLKKKTGHLPITDLQQIEAGIKRVLGL; from the coding sequence GTGGAGCGTATAACTCGTGGGGATATCTGGATCGTGGAGCCCCTCGGTCACCCCAAACCCAGGCCCGCCTTGATCATCAGTATCAACCCCGTGAATGATTTATGTCCCAATGTCCTCCTGATCCCGATCACCAGCAAGCCAGGACCGCTGCGGGTACTATTACCCGACCAACCCGCCATCACGGGACTGAAGGTGCTGAGTTACGCCAAATGTGAATCGTTAGGTCCGGTGCACAAATCGCGTCTGAAGAAGAAAACCGGGCATCTTCCCATCACAGACCTTCAGCAGATCGAAGCGGGCATCAAACGAGTCCTAGGGCTGTAA
- a CDS encoding 2-phosphosulfolactate phosphatase codes for MVIEVAFSRLDPACRSASGQAVAAIDIIRATTTITMALHHGCAGVIPVRTLSEARAVVERLGRGTLLAGERGAERVTGFDLGNSPTEYGQERVKGKTIVLTTTNGTRTFQAVSGARAIIACSFLNVSAAARWLKGTGLNILIVCAGRHGRFCLEDVVGSGMLIDRVLDIADRPIECSDAARAARQLFLPYRDDLLGMLQGCEWGRAISQKGFGADLEICGQVDFTDVVPVMQDGYLIAKRPRDAVDYDRSQPVIYS; via the coding sequence GTGGTCATAGAAGTGGCATTCAGCCGGTTGGATCCTGCCTGCCGGTCCGCCTCCGGGCAAGCCGTCGCTGCGATCGATATCATACGCGCCACGACGACCATCACGATGGCGTTGCACCACGGTTGCGCCGGTGTCATCCCTGTGCGGACGCTCAGTGAGGCCAGGGCGGTGGTGGAGAGGCTGGGTAGAGGGACTCTGCTCGCGGGTGAAAGGGGAGCAGAAAGGGTCACAGGCTTTGATCTCGGGAATTCTCCGACCGAGTACGGGCAGGAGCGCGTCAAGGGCAAGACGATCGTCCTGACGACAACAAATGGGACTCGGACATTCCAGGCTGTCTCGGGAGCTCGGGCAATCATTGCCTGTTCATTCCTGAATGTGTCCGCGGCTGCGCGCTGGCTGAAGGGGACCGGGCTTAACATCCTCATTGTGTGCGCAGGCCGGCATGGCCGTTTCTGCCTGGAAGACGTCGTGGGCAGCGGGATGTTGATCGATCGCGTGCTCGATATCGCTGATCGTCCGATTGAGTGCAGCGATGCCGCCCGGGCCGCCCGCCAACTCTTTCTGCCTTATCGAGACGACCTGCTTGGTATGCTCCAGGGCTGCGAATGGGGGAGAGCGATTAGTCAAAAAGGCTTCGGTGCGGACCTGGAAATCTGCGGACAAGTTGACTTCACCGATGTCGTTCCCGTCATGCAGGACGGCTACCTTATAGCGAAGCGTCCAAGAGATGCGGTCGATTATGATCGATCGCAGCCGGTTATTTACTCATGA
- the amy gene encoding Alpha-amylase precursor: MESQRSFMASVKELDFTPKNGVFPSPHDWRDLFIYFLLVDRFDNNQPDLLPYDPASTPKGRDPAQGVIFQGGNLQGIIRRLDYIRGLGANAIWLSPVFKNRQEQPDSYHGYGIQNFLEVDPRFGTQEDLQELVRQAHAKGMYVILDIILNHTGDNWAYPDDQPYYFWKDAHGPFDFGFWRQADPTAGLQEDDAVWPLELQEPDCYKRRGQIGDWNDPDEAVNGDFLSLKELDINRPAVLNSLISAYKYWMAATDVDGFRIDTVKHMESSATAIFCNAIREYAKRIGKHRFFIFGEIVGDDLTIQRYLGRNSRIEGTTERFPSLDAALDFPLYFVLEEAIKGFTDPALLRERYERFRLLYADHGAAGEHFVTFVDNHDQMVRPYRRFMHRNPFPNQAVLAIGYLLTSQGVPCIYYGTEQGCDGGGDSDRYVRECMFGGRWGAFETVGHHCFDVTHPVYQAITRIAAVRRQEPALRYGRQYFREISGNGTDFGYPIDGRCTLAYSRILDETEIVIAMNLDTVPRQDYVTVDAHLSPVGQQMINLLNPQQKMMVEWRGARHAVQVPLGPHAIAILRRQPSAEG; encoded by the coding sequence ATGGAAAGTCAGAGATCTTTCATGGCATCAGTGAAGGAATTGGATTTCACGCCGAAGAACGGGGTGTTCCCCTCTCCGCATGATTGGCGCGATCTGTTTATCTATTTCTTGCTGGTCGACCGGTTCGACAATAACCAGCCGGATCTGCTCCCGTATGACCCGGCGAGCACCCCGAAAGGCCGGGATCCGGCGCAAGGGGTGATATTCCAGGGCGGCAACCTCCAGGGAATCATCCGGCGGCTGGATTACATCCGTGGACTGGGCGCGAATGCGATCTGGCTCAGCCCCGTTTTCAAGAATCGGCAAGAGCAACCGGACAGTTACCATGGCTACGGGATCCAGAATTTCCTGGAGGTGGATCCGCGTTTCGGCACTCAGGAGGATCTGCAGGAGTTGGTCCGACAGGCCCACGCCAAGGGGATGTACGTCATCCTGGATATCATCCTAAACCACACCGGAGACAACTGGGCGTATCCTGACGACCAACCGTACTACTTCTGGAAAGATGCGCATGGCCCCTTTGACTTCGGCTTCTGGCGGCAGGCCGACCCGACGGCAGGGTTGCAGGAAGACGACGCGGTCTGGCCTCTGGAACTTCAGGAGCCGGATTGTTATAAGCGAAGGGGTCAGATCGGAGACTGGAATGATCCTGACGAGGCCGTCAATGGCGACTTCCTGAGCCTCAAAGAGCTGGACATCAACCGACCTGCGGTCTTGAACAGCCTGATCAGCGCCTACAAATACTGGATGGCTGCCACCGATGTGGATGGGTTCCGTATTGACACGGTCAAGCATATGGAGAGCAGCGCTACGGCAATCTTCTGCAATGCGATCCGTGAGTATGCCAAGCGGATCGGCAAGCACCGTTTCTTTATCTTTGGGGAGATTGTCGGAGACGACCTGACTATCCAGCGGTACCTCGGACGGAACAGCCGCATTGAAGGGACGACGGAACGATTCCCGTCCCTGGATGCGGCGCTTGACTTCCCGCTGTATTTTGTGTTGGAGGAGGCGATCAAAGGGTTCACGGATCCGGCCCTCCTGCGCGAGCGTTACGAGCGGTTCAGGCTCCTGTATGCCGACCATGGCGCAGCCGGCGAGCACTTTGTGACCTTCGTCGACAACCATGACCAGATGGTACGGCCCTACCGACGTTTCATGCACCGGAATCCGTTTCCGAACCAGGCGGTCCTGGCCATCGGCTATCTGCTGACCAGCCAGGGGGTTCCTTGCATTTACTATGGAACGGAGCAAGGGTGTGATGGCGGCGGAGACAGCGACCGGTATGTCCGGGAGTGTATGTTCGGAGGGCGGTGGGGGGCGTTCGAGACCGTCGGCCATCACTGCTTTGACGTCACGCATCCCGTCTATCAGGCCATCACCCGCATTGCGGCGGTGAGGCGTCAGGAGCCGGCCCTCCGATACGGGCGACAATATTTTCGAGAGATCTCCGGGAATGGTACGGATTTCGGGTACCCGATCGACGGTCGGTGTACCCTCGCTTACTCGAGGATCCTCGATGAGACCGAGATCGTGATCGCCATGAATCTGGATACCGTGCCGCGACAGGATTATGTGACGGTCGATGCGCATTTGAGTCCGGTCGGGCAGCAGATGATTAATCTACTCAATCCGCAGCAAAAGATGATGGTAGAATGGCGTGGCGCAAGGCACGCCGTCCAAGTCCCCCTGGGGCCGCATGCGATAGCGATCCTCAGGCGGCAACCATCTGCCGAGGGCTGA
- a CDS encoding transporter, major facilitator family. narK is a member of this family, giving the protein MRATFSPDQKRTIATLSVTIAIRMLGIFLVLPVFTLYGEQFTSSKPLIGLAFGSYGLTNALLQIPFGRLSDRFGRKPLLLIGLILHGVGSILAAVPPNIFALIAARLIQGTGAVSSVAFALVADSVDEKNRATAMAFLGASIGLSFVGGILIGPIIAGLSGYASLFWLSGLLSLLAAVYMAFAVNEPPRERAPTDVAADRLPVASVLKIPDIIRLDICGFLTSFFMSSFFFYFPLLARPHLPLQSYYLLLGPMLLAGMTVMFAASRAADRGWAKSTGVTAFVVLLISGWLLFRGANLESQAHPLLLLTIAGIFFFVGFSSLEPILPSLITKASPKGMYGTALGTYSSLQFLGSFAGGATAGFLSTLGTEFVMAALLIAAASGIILMAQVQRT; this is encoded by the coding sequence ATGCGCGCGACATTTTCGCCGGATCAAAAGCGCACCATCGCCACACTGAGCGTCACCATCGCAATTCGGATGCTCGGTATCTTTCTTGTCCTTCCCGTCTTTACACTCTATGGAGAGCAATTTACCAGTTCAAAACCCCTGATCGGCCTCGCCTTCGGTAGCTACGGACTGACCAATGCCCTGCTGCAAATCCCGTTCGGCCGACTGTCGGACCGATTTGGGCGGAAACCGCTCTTACTTATCGGCCTTATACTTCACGGTGTGGGCTCCATCTTGGCCGCCGTTCCTCCCAACATCTTCGCCCTCATCGCCGCGCGCCTGATCCAGGGTACCGGCGCCGTCAGCTCTGTCGCCTTCGCGCTGGTCGCCGATTCGGTCGACGAGAAGAACCGCGCAACCGCCATGGCTTTTCTCGGAGCCTCCATTGGCCTCTCCTTCGTGGGCGGCATTCTGATCGGACCCATCATCGCCGGTCTCAGCGGGTATGCGTCCCTGTTCTGGCTATCCGGCCTGTTGAGCCTGCTCGCAGCCGTCTACATGGCGTTTGCGGTGAATGAGCCGCCAAGGGAGCGAGCACCGACTGACGTCGCCGCCGACCGACTTCCGGTCGCGTCGGTGCTGAAGATCCCCGACATCATCAGGCTGGACATCTGCGGCTTCCTCACGTCGTTCTTCATGAGCAGCTTCTTCTTCTACTTTCCACTGCTGGCTCGCCCCCACCTGCCCCTGCAAAGCTACTACCTTTTGCTCGGTCCAATGCTCCTCGCCGGCATGACTGTGATGTTTGCAGCGTCCCGGGCAGCCGACAGGGGCTGGGCCAAATCAACAGGTGTCACGGCCTTCGTCGTCCTTTTGATCAGCGGATGGCTGCTCTTTCGAGGAGCGAATCTCGAATCCCAAGCCCATCCGCTGCTGCTCCTCACTATTGCCGGCATATTCTTCTTCGTCGGCTTCTCGAGTCTTGAACCGATCCTCCCCAGCCTCATCACCAAAGCGTCACCGAAGGGCATGTATGGAACAGCGCTCGGAACCTACAGTTCTCTGCAATTCCTCGGCAGCTTCGCGGGTGGAGCGACGGCAGGATTTCTCAGCACGCTGGGAACAGAGTTTGTGATGGCGGCACTACTGATTGCCGCAGCTTCAGGCATCATATTGATGGCCCAGGTGCAGCGCACATGA
- a CDS encoding CHAT domain protein, producing MGSRSVMIRIAHGSVTKAKAPAIVISHFQGIPPGGAEYAVDEALGGSVTTFITTRSLEGALGDFFAIPAMLASVSAEVVVVMGLGQPDVFARRAASLEPGQPPLLHHIAHRLVEGLLATNLTNFATVLIGAGGGGFEARPAAKELVVGICRAILTLDAENRINEFTLVEADKVKIDGIAKGVEDAQRELGLDVALAVRRIVLPIEPMPIPSVQPTVHVSARRKDEEFSYTVFAERPIQRMKSQRVNRDTLRSLTEQLVAYGAGAAFVQNTAQAEELRQTAASFYELLVPEDVRRDIRESVERGGLILGMEPSLADIPWELCFDRTAGRFISQWPFSRQLMGEESYRQGRSAVAQEAGIDILILANLSANLPQAEQEGRALKDFFDRLPQQPPIRAVLLRAEDFPDDRAKGPEVIKRLFSGRYEFVHYCGHAFFDKVDPHKSGWLLDDSGKDVIRAYEFAHLPRPPILVFGNACESAGMAQGQPVAAAEFAYSLAGAFIHAGVDLYIGTAWEVADEPAQRCALSFYRDLFEAGKDVGTALSGARSGLIADPGLQDPTWASYILYGSPTFRLGRGKGAMTPKRSPE from the coding sequence GTGGGTTCTCGCTCGGTCATGATCCGCATCGCCCATGGCTCTGTCACCAAAGCGAAGGCGCCGGCCATTGTGATCAGCCACTTCCAGGGCATCCCGCCTGGCGGCGCCGAGTACGCCGTGGATGAGGCCCTTGGGGGTAGCGTCACGACCTTTATAACCACCCGCAGCCTGGAGGGCGCGCTGGGCGACTTTTTCGCGATTCCAGCAATGCTCGCGTCCGTGTCGGCCGAGGTCGTGGTGGTCATGGGTCTGGGCCAGCCGGACGTATTCGCGCGGCGCGCCGCCAGCCTGGAGCCGGGCCAGCCGCCTCTGCTGCACCACATCGCCCACCGTTTGGTGGAGGGACTGCTGGCCACCAATCTGACAAACTTTGCCACCGTTCTCATCGGAGCGGGCGGAGGCGGATTTGAGGCCAGGCCCGCGGCGAAGGAGCTCGTCGTAGGGATCTGTCGGGCCATCCTCACCCTGGATGCAGAGAACCGGATCAACGAGTTCACGCTCGTTGAGGCCGACAAGGTGAAAATAGATGGGATTGCTAAAGGCGTAGAGGACGCCCAGCGAGAGCTCGGCTTGGACGTGGCGCTGGCCGTCCGGCGGATTGTCCTTCCTATTGAACCGATGCCCATCCCGTCCGTTCAGCCTACGGTCCACGTGTCGGCGCGACGCAAGGACGAGGAGTTCAGTTACACCGTATTCGCCGAGCGGCCGATCCAGCGCATGAAATCCCAGAGGGTCAACCGCGACACCCTCCGGTCGCTGACAGAACAATTGGTGGCGTACGGCGCCGGTGCTGCGTTCGTCCAGAACACCGCACAGGCCGAGGAGTTGCGACAGACCGCGGCCAGCTTCTATGAGCTCTTGGTGCCCGAGGATGTGCGCCGCGATATTCGGGAGTCTGTCGAACGGGGCGGGTTGATCCTGGGTATGGAGCCCTCTCTGGCCGATATCCCGTGGGAATTGTGCTTCGACCGGACGGCTGGACGGTTTATCAGTCAGTGGCCCTTCAGCCGACAGCTCATGGGTGAGGAGAGCTACCGGCAGGGCCGATCGGCGGTGGCCCAGGAGGCCGGTATTGACATCCTTATCCTGGCCAACCTGTCGGCCAATCTGCCGCAGGCCGAGCAAGAGGGGAGAGCGCTGAAAGACTTTTTCGATCGCCTGCCGCAGCAGCCTCCTATTCGAGCGGTTCTCCTGAGGGCCGAGGACTTCCCGGACGACCGAGCCAAGGGGCCAGAGGTCATCAAGCGTCTCTTCTCCGGGCGTTATGAGTTCGTACACTACTGTGGGCACGCGTTCTTTGACAAGGTAGATCCCCATAAGAGCGGCTGGCTGCTGGACGACTCTGGAAAAGATGTCATCCGCGCGTACGAGTTCGCGCACCTCCCGAGACCGCCCATTCTCGTGTTCGGGAATGCCTGCGAATCGGCAGGGATGGCGCAGGGCCAACCGGTAGCCGCCGCCGAGTTCGCCTACAGCTTGGCCGGGGCGTTCATCCATGCGGGGGTGGACCTGTACATCGGCACCGCCTGGGAGGTCGCAGACGAACCTGCACAGCGGTGCGCCTTAAGCTTCTACCGTGATCTCTTCGAGGCGGGGAAAGACGTGGGGACGGCCCTATCCGGGGCCCGCAGCGGCTTGATTGCCGACCCCGGTCTCCAGGATCCGACATGGGCCAGTTACATCCTCTATGGATCGCCGACATTCCGGCTAGGTCGAGGGAAGGGCGCCATGACGCCGAAGCGATCTCCCGAGTAA
- a CDS encoding prenyltransferase, whose translation MNLLQPAIRKTTLFLELIKFSHTVFALPFAFMGAILAARGIPTPPTVFWIVVAMVGARSGAMAINRLADQEFDARNPRTQERALPKGLVKRGEVIVFMLGSFALFLFAASRLNPLCLKLAPLAMAVLILYSYTKRFTFLSHLMLGLALAIAPLGAWIAVTGEMAAVPVVLGLAVLFWVAGFDILYAMADIDFDRVAGLYSIPARFGVPAGMAISRSLHAATLMLLFLLMFLSDLRSFYLAGVLLATGLLVYEHVLLHRYGLKRLDAAFFTANGLLSISLFGFTLLDVLLLS comes from the coding sequence GTGAACCTGCTGCAGCCGGCCATTCGCAAGACAACCCTGTTTCTCGAGCTAATCAAGTTTTCTCACACGGTCTTTGCGCTCCCGTTCGCCTTCATGGGCGCGATCCTGGCAGCCCGAGGGATCCCGACGCCGCCGACAGTCTTCTGGATTGTTGTGGCTATGGTCGGCGCCAGAAGTGGCGCCATGGCGATCAACCGCCTGGCCGATCAGGAGTTCGACGCCCGAAATCCCCGCACGCAGGAGCGAGCCCTGCCGAAGGGACTGGTCAAGCGCGGCGAGGTGATCGTGTTCATGCTTGGGTCGTTCGCGCTGTTTCTGTTCGCCGCCTCCCGACTGAATCCTCTCTGCCTGAAGTTAGCTCCCCTTGCGATGGCGGTACTGATCCTCTACTCGTACACCAAGCGCTTTACCTTTCTGTCCCACCTGATGTTAGGGCTGGCGCTCGCCATCGCGCCCCTGGGTGCATGGATTGCTGTGACCGGGGAAATGGCGGCGGTTCCGGTCGTACTCGGCCTCGCCGTCCTCTTCTGGGTAGCCGGGTTCGATATCCTGTACGCCATGGCCGACATTGATTTTGACCGGGTCGCCGGCCTCTATTCGATTCCGGCGAGGTTTGGCGTACCGGCCGGGATGGCCATCTCTCGATCCTTGCACGCGGCGACCCTGATGCTGCTCTTCTTACTGATGTTTCTGTCGGATCTTCGGTCGTTCTATCTGGCCGGCGTCCTTCTCGCGACGGGCCTCCTGGTGTATGAGCACGTACTGCTCCACCGCTACGGTCTGAAGCGACTCGACGCCGCCTTTTTTACGGCTAATGGCCTTCTCAGTATCTCCCTCTTCGGCTTCACGCTCCTTGATGTGCTTTTGTTGTCGTAG
- a CDS encoding ubiquinone biosynthesis methyltransferase UbiE — protein sequence MRVDGGTRDGDTIRRMFGGIAPRYDLLNRLLSLARDCYWRREAVAQAKLPPDGVALDVCTGTADMALELARQFPSAKRIIGVDFCLPMIRIASEKVARKGLTGRIRLQAASAEALPFDANTFHAVTIAFGIRNVVDRQRGLAELWRVLRPGGVGIILEFATPKGPLFGWLYRVYFHVGLPWLGGLISGDAQAYRYLPASVSAFPSPQELARLMEEAGFRDVQFRTMTGGIVTLHVGKKLA from the coding sequence ATGCGGGTGGATGGAGGCACAAGAGATGGCGATACCATTCGCCGGATGTTTGGCGGTATCGCGCCTCGATACGATCTCCTCAACCGCTTGCTCAGCTTGGCGCGTGACTGCTACTGGCGCCGGGAGGCGGTGGCTCAAGCCAAGCTCCCTCCCGACGGAGTCGCGCTGGATGTCTGCACAGGGACTGCTGATATGGCGCTTGAATTGGCCAGGCAGTTCCCCTCAGCCAAGAGGATCATCGGCGTAGACTTCTGTCTGCCGATGATTCGCATTGCGTCGGAGAAGGTCGCCCGCAAGGGTCTAACCGGTCGTATCCGACTGCAGGCGGCCTCCGCCGAGGCCCTCCCCTTCGACGCCAATACCTTCCATGCCGTTACCATCGCCTTCGGTATCCGCAACGTCGTCGATCGTCAGCGTGGGCTGGCGGAACTCTGGCGGGTGCTGCGTCCAGGGGGGGTGGGCATTATCTTGGAGTTTGCGACTCCCAAGGGGCCGTTGTTCGGGTGGCTCTATCGTGTCTATTTTCATGTTGGGCTACCCTGGTTGGGTGGTCTGATTTCAGGGGACGCTCAGGCGTACAGATACCTTCCGGCCTCCGTGTCTGCCTTCCCTAGCCCGCAAGAACTGGCCAGGTTGATGGAAGAGGCGGGCTTTCGGGATGTTCAGTTCCGCACCATGACCGGGGGGATTGTCACCCTTCATGTCGGAAAGAAATTGGCGTGA
- a CDS encoding peptidase M48 family protein, whose amino-acid sequence MDCCNGVGRRKFLLLVAGSLLASMAPRRAYSFISIISEADESEIGKKADQEILGRFGRYRDQQLQAYVESIGQRLLSGIGPTSFRYSFKIVDMSDVNAMALPGGYIYITRGMLAMLNSEAQLAGVFGHEIGHVTSRHAAKQLTKALGAQILSLGLVAASPGGRQNAGEWARVSAALSDNVLMGYGREAELEADELGLRTAYRAGYDPGEMVAFLNAMKMKERLEALGYHGFKGTHPETIDRVVKAETMASILIGQGGGSLDVKANEYKAHLDGLVYGAKQDHRHLRIYVAKDGDTPTTVARDVLGDQQLAWEVANLNGVKEAATFHAGDQVKLLPPVSRGLYDGRQLKLSPN is encoded by the coding sequence ATGGATTGCTGTAACGGGGTCGGCCGGCGTAAGTTCTTGCTGTTGGTTGCGGGCTCCTTGCTTGCATCGATGGCGCCTCGCCGCGCCTACAGTTTCATCTCCATCATTTCTGAGGCTGATGAGAGCGAGATCGGCAAGAAGGCGGATCAAGAGATTCTCGGGCGGTTTGGACGCTACCGCGATCAGCAACTGCAAGCGTACGTGGAATCGATTGGCCAGCGGTTGCTCAGCGGAATCGGCCCAACCAGTTTTCGCTATAGCTTCAAGATCGTCGACATGTCGGACGTGAATGCGATGGCCCTGCCCGGCGGTTACATCTACATTACCCGAGGCATGCTGGCGATGCTGAACAGCGAGGCGCAACTCGCGGGGGTCTTTGGCCACGAGATCGGTCACGTCACCTCCCGCCATGCGGCGAAACAGCTTACCAAAGCGCTTGGCGCGCAGATCCTGTCGCTGGGTCTCGTGGCCGCCAGCCCTGGCGGTCGGCAGAACGCGGGGGAATGGGCCAGGGTATCGGCAGCCCTTTCCGACAATGTCCTCATGGGGTATGGCCGAGAGGCGGAGTTGGAGGCTGACGAGCTTGGACTCCGCACGGCCTACCGCGCCGGGTACGATCCCGGGGAGATGGTGGCGTTCCTCAATGCGATGAAGATGAAGGAGCGACTGGAGGCGTTGGGTTATCACGGCTTTAAAGGGACCCATCCGGAGACGATCGACCGCGTTGTCAAGGCTGAGACCATGGCCTCCATTCTCATTGGGCAAGGTGGCGGCAGCCTGGACGTGAAGGCGAACGAATATAAAGCGCACCTTGACGGTTTAGTCTATGGGGCGAAGCAGGATCATCGACACTTGAGGATCTACGTCGCTAAAGATGGAGATACCCCGACAACCGTGGCCAGGGATGTGCTGGGCGATCAGCAACTGGCGTGGGAGGTGGCGAACCTGAATGGGGTCAAAGAAGCGGCAACCTTCCATGCAGGAGACCAGGTAAAATTACTGCCGCCTGTGTCCAGAGGATTGTATGACGGGCGGCAGTTGAAGCTTTCCCCCAACTGA
- the cloSI gene encoding Clostripain precursor has protein sequence MSTGAKKKAQWTVLGYLAGDNNLEGAAIDDINEMEAVGSSDRMNVVIQVDRAADFNQSNGDWRTTRRYYITQGADRKKITSKLLKDLGETNTGDSRVLQDFMRCAVQDYPAERYLLVLWNHGSGFYVPPEMMVGEGAPSPREMTTRARAKMRRSFFHTTRQEVFSQEPRKRGICYDDGSSDCLDNKELQQVLSYMQTRLDGRKIDVVGMDACLMTMLEVAYQIRNQAAILVGSEETEPGEGWPYDRILADLSAKPTMPGADLAKCIVDRYIESYEEPGPFDQDVTQAALDLSRLGDVTAAVDALAKALLQKLPSVQTKGAIVTAWQRAARFFDNYYVDLHHFAENLGELAGDAAISTACQGVKNAIEGRGAASPIIWERHLGEGMTKVKGLSIYLPPLKNPSDYYRTLDFAADTKWADFLDAYLT, from the coding sequence ATGTCGACAGGAGCGAAGAAGAAGGCGCAGTGGACAGTTCTGGGATATCTCGCCGGCGACAACAATCTGGAAGGAGCGGCGATTGACGATATCAATGAGATGGAGGCAGTCGGCTCCAGCGACCGAATGAACGTGGTAATCCAGGTGGACCGGGCCGCCGACTTTAACCAGAGCAACGGCGACTGGCGGACGACCCGACGCTACTACATCACTCAGGGCGCGGACCGGAAGAAGATTACCTCCAAGCTGCTTAAGGACCTGGGAGAGACTAATACCGGAGATTCCCGGGTCCTTCAGGACTTCATGCGATGTGCTGTCCAGGACTATCCGGCGGAACGCTACCTGCTGGTCCTCTGGAACCACGGCAGCGGCTTCTACGTTCCACCGGAGATGATGGTTGGGGAGGGGGCTCCCTCCCCACGGGAGATGACGACCAGGGCCAGGGCCAAGATGCGGCGGAGTTTCTTCCATACCACCAGACAGGAGGTCTTTTCGCAGGAGCCCCGGAAGCGGGGGATCTGCTACGACGATGGCTCGAGCGACTGCCTGGACAACAAAGAGCTGCAACAGGTCCTCTCCTATATGCAGACGCGACTGGACGGTCGGAAGATCGATGTGGTCGGGATGGACGCCTGCCTCATGACGATGCTGGAGGTGGCCTACCAGATTCGGAATCAGGCGGCGATTCTGGTCGGCTCTGAGGAAACGGAGCCGGGCGAGGGCTGGCCATATGACCGAATCCTGGCCGATCTTTCGGCCAAGCCGACGATGCCGGGCGCGGACCTGGCGAAGTGTATTGTGGACCGGTACATCGAGTCCTACGAGGAACCCGGCCCATTCGATCAGGATGTCACCCAGGCGGCACTGGACCTGAGCAGGTTGGGGGACGTCACGGCCGCGGTAGACGCCCTTGCCAAGGCGCTGCTGCAGAAACTTCCCAGCGTACAGACCAAGGGGGCTATTGTTACGGCCTGGCAGCGAGCCGCCCGCTTCTTCGACAACTATTATGTAGACCTCCACCATTTTGCCGAGAATCTGGGCGAGCTCGCCGGCGATGCCGCCATCAGCACGGCCTGCCAGGGGGTCAAGAACGCGATCGAAGGGCGCGGGGCCGCTTCGCCGATCATCTGGGAAAGGCACCTGGGGGAGGGGATGACGAAGGTGAAGGGGTTGTCGATCTACCTGCCGCCGCTCAAGAACCCCTCCGATTACTACCGGACGCTGGATTTTGCCGCCGACACCAAGTGGGCGGACTTTCTCGACGCCTATCTCACGTAG